A genomic region of Bernardetia sp. ABR2-2B contains the following coding sequences:
- a CDS encoding DUF4286 family protein: MILYNVTVNVEDAIHDNWIKWMKEEHIPDVMKTGMFSENKILKLLSKLPEEEGTTYAVQYFCQSLEDLEKYQQEFAPKLQQDHLKKFGNKVIAFRTILEVV, encoded by the coding sequence ATGATTTTATACAATGTTACCGTCAATGTAGAAGATGCCATTCATGATAATTGGATTAAATGGATGAAAGAAGAACATATTCCAGATGTGATGAAGACAGGAATGTTTAGTGAAAACAAGATATTAAAACTGCTTTCTAAGCTTCCAGAAGAAGAGGGAACAACGTATGCTGTTCAATATTTTTGTCAGTCGTTAGAAGATTTGGAAAAATATCAACAAGAATTTGCACCTAAATTACAACAAGACCACCTAAAGAAATTTGGAAATAAAGTAATTGCTTTTCGTACTATTTTAGAAGTGGTGTAA
- a CDS encoding transcriptional repressor: MHNFPPPTEFLKKHDLRKTPCRMAILESFLNTQTALSHQNIEEFVGEEFDRVTIYRTLTAFEEKGILHKVPDMSGQTKYALCESNCEEHQHKENHVHFKCQKCENVYCLSQIQLPDLHLPQGYKVEEAEFLLSGTCEKCNF; encoded by the coding sequence ATGCACAATTTCCCTCCACCTACTGAATTTCTGAAAAAGCATGACCTTCGCAAAACGCCTTGTCGAATGGCTATCTTAGAATCATTTTTGAATACTCAAACAGCTCTTTCGCATCAAAATATTGAAGAGTTTGTAGGAGAAGAGTTTGATAGAGTTACTATTTACCGAACGCTTACAGCCTTTGAAGAAAAAGGAATTTTGCATAAAGTTCCTGATATGAGTGGGCAGACAAAATATGCACTCTGTGAAAGCAACTGTGAGGAGCATCAACACAAAGAAAATCACGTTCATTTTAAGTGTCAGAAATGCGAAAATGTATATTGCTTATCTCAAATTCAATTACCTGATTTACATTTACCACAGGGTTATAAAGTAGAAGAAGCCGAATTTTTATTAAGTGGAACGTGTGAGAAGTGTAATTTTTAG
- the fsa gene encoding fructose-6-phosphate aldolase, whose amino-acid sequence MKFFVDTANLQDIKECQDLGILDGVTTNPSLMAKVGITGKDAIYSHYKAICDIVDDNVSAEVIGTDYKDIIREGEELAEIDPKIVVKVPMIKDGVRAIKYFSDKGIRTNCTLIFSAGQAILAAKAGATYVSPFIGRLDDVGSDGMELIEQLVDIFGNYGFDTEILAASVRHTMHLLQCAEVGADVVTCPSNVIMGLLNHPLTDKGLAKFLEDAKSLNL is encoded by the coding sequence ATGAAATTTTTCGTAGATACAGCCAACCTTCAAGACATTAAAGAATGCCAAGATTTAGGAATTTTAGATGGTGTAACCACTAATCCTTCGCTTATGGCAAAGGTAGGAATTACAGGAAAAGATGCTATTTATAGTCATTACAAGGCTATTTGTGATATTGTAGATGATAATGTAAGTGCTGAAGTTATTGGTACAGACTACAAAGATATTATTAGAGAAGGCGAAGAACTTGCCGAGATTGACCCTAAAATTGTAGTGAAAGTTCCGATGATAAAAGACGGTGTTCGTGCCATCAAATATTTTTCAGATAAGGGAATACGTACTAACTGTACGCTCATTTTTTCGGCTGGACAAGCTATTTTGGCAGCAAAAGCAGGTGCAACTTATGTTTCTCCTTTCATTGGTCGTTTAGATGATGTTGGTTCTGACGGAATGGAGCTTATCGAACAACTAGTAGATATTTTTGGAAATTATGGATTTGATACAGAAATTTTAGCAGCTTCGGTTCGTCATACAATGCACCTTTTGCAATGTGCAGAAGTTGGTGCTGATGTAGTTACGTGTCCTTCAAATGTAATTATGGGGCTTCTCAATCACCCACTTACAGACAAAGGATTAGCAAAATTCTTGGAAGATGCTAAGAGTTTGAATCTTTAA
- a CDS encoding shikimate dehydrogenase yields the protein MFGLIGKKLSHSFSKKYFTEKFQRLNLSAKDGYVYELFELKKIEDFEILIKENPSLRGLNVTIPYKKSIIPFLDKLAPTAEKIGAVNTIKIEKDGTKTGYNTDYIGFKNSLEAFLNLKPNVGFKEKALILGTGGAAQAVKVALDDLNITFDFASSSIKEIQDNAHYKILPYSEIDVANYKLIINTTPLGMYPNIDTFPPLSDENYSKIDESYFLYDLVYNPKETAFLKKGKEKGAKIIHGLEMLHGQAEAAADIWEIRK from the coding sequence ATGTTTGGACTCATTGGCAAAAAACTTTCTCATTCTTTTTCTAAAAAATATTTTACAGAGAAATTTCAAAGACTGAATCTTTCTGCAAAAGACGGTTATGTTTATGAGCTTTTTGAGCTAAAAAAAATAGAAGATTTTGAAATTTTAATCAAAGAAAACCCTAGTTTGAGGGGACTTAATGTAACCATTCCTTATAAAAAATCTATAATTCCGTTTTTGGATAAACTTGCCCCAACAGCAGAGAAAATTGGTGCAGTAAATACTATCAAAATAGAAAAAGATGGAACAAAGACAGGCTACAATACAGATTATATTGGGTTTAAGAATAGCTTAGAAGCTTTTTTGAACTTAAAACCAAATGTTGGCTTCAAAGAAAAAGCCTTGATTTTGGGAACAGGTGGAGCAGCTCAAGCCGTAAAAGTTGCCTTAGATGATTTGAATATTACGTTTGATTTTGCCTCTTCTTCGATAAAAGAAATTCAAGATAATGCTCATTATAAAATTCTTCCTTATTCAGAAATTGATGTTGCCAATTACAAATTAATTATCAATACAACACCTTTGGGAATGTATCCAAACATTGATACTTTTCCTCCTCTTTCTGATGAAAATTATTCAAAAATTGATGAGAGTTATTTTCTATACGATTTGGTTTATAATCCAAAAGAAACTGCTTTTTTGAAAAAAGGAAAAGAAAAAGGAGCAAAAATAATCCATGGTTTAGAAATGTTACACGGACAAGCTGAAGCTGCTGCTGACATTTGGGAGATTAGAAAATAG
- the murQ gene encoding N-acetylmuramic acid 6-phosphate etherase, with amino-acid sequence MTTTESNSLYSDLEKMPVKELLTNINAEDQKVAFAIKKVIQDIEKLVTEIVKRMKAGGRLFYIGAGTSGRLGIVDASECPPTFGVSHDLVVGLIAGGDAAIRKAVEFAEDDKKQAWKDLSEYNPTKNDTLIGIAASGRTPYVIGGLEKANQNGLLTGCIVCNAGSEVAKASQLPIEVIVGAEFVTGSTRMKAGTAQKLVLNMISTSVMIQLGRVKGNKMVDMQLSNQKLIERGTRFLREELEISEEKAKELLLKYGSVREVLNKFRS; translated from the coding sequence ATGACCACTACCGAATCTAATTCTCTATATTCCGACTTAGAAAAAATGCCTGTCAAAGAATTATTAACTAATATCAATGCAGAAGACCAAAAAGTTGCCTTTGCTATTAAAAAAGTAATTCAAGATATAGAAAAATTAGTAACAGAAATTGTAAAACGAATGAAAGCTGGAGGAAGGCTATTTTATATTGGTGCAGGTACAAGTGGACGGTTAGGAATTGTTGATGCTTCTGAATGTCCTCCTACTTTTGGGGTTTCTCACGATTTAGTTGTTGGGCTGATCGCTGGTGGAGACGCTGCCATTAGAAAAGCTGTAGAGTTTGCCGAAGATGATAAAAAACAGGCTTGGAAAGATTTATCAGAATATAACCCTACCAAAAATGATACACTTATCGGAATCGCAGCTTCAGGCAGAACGCCTTATGTAATTGGAGGATTAGAAAAAGCAAATCAAAATGGACTTTTGACAGGCTGTATTGTCTGTAATGCAGGTTCAGAAGTAGCAAAGGCAAGTCAGCTTCCTATTGAAGTAATTGTGGGAGCAGAGTTTGTAACAGGAAGTACACGCATGAAGGCAGGAACAGCCCAAAAATTAGTTTTGAATATGATTTCTACTTCAGTAATGATACAGCTTGGCAGAGTAAAAGGAAATAAAATGGTGGATATGCAGCTTTCTAACCAAAAACTAATCGAAAGAGGGACACGCTTTCTTAGAGAAGAATTAGAAATTTCAGAAGAAAAAGCGAAAGAGTTATTATTGAAGTATGGAAGTGTGAGAGAGGTTTTAAATAAATTTAGAAGTTAG
- a CDS encoding iron ABC transporter permease: MSKIKSIFSSFLSYFLVIGLLLVWSMPILYLFTAFDGESSTAWNHIAKNLLADYALGSLKMLFGVSLGVLFFGVPTAWLVSTTDFFGRKFFEWSLVLPLAIPAYILAYTYAATLSYTGGVGIFLRENNLPSVQIMSDFGGIFILSLALYPYVYAVSRTAFSNQLGSVWEASKMLGKSSFQTFFKIVLPLARPFIFGGLLLVMMEVLNEYGTFKYYGIQTFTTGIFSAWAKFGDVKAALRLALCLLGIIIFLVILEKNQRGRMAFSDDKNTAQMPRKKLGFLQQILAFCFCGLIFCFAFAFPVLQLIFWTIKEFQDKGTGEVLNKEIYNLASHTVTLAFLSAFVVVVIAILLGLSQKRINSLSVVGGNTKNDKGFKFNSIKNYPFSLLFQKSISRIVTMGYAVPGAVIAVGVLGVFLWIDKKLYSFLLDNFDIKIGLVVSGTVVSLIYAYSVRFLAVGSQPIESQLIKIGNSLESASRMLGKNSTQTFFKITLPLLRPAMLTALLLVFVDVSKELPLTLILRPFNYDTLATKAYELADQEFVAQSALPALLIILISVLPAILLSQISKEYKK; encoded by the coding sequence ATGTCTAAAATAAAATCGATTTTTTCTTCTTTCTTGTCTTATTTTTTAGTAATTGGGCTACTTTTGGTGTGGAGTATGCCGATTTTATATCTTTTTACAGCCTTTGATGGAGAAAGTAGTACAGCTTGGAATCACATTGCTAAAAATCTTTTGGCAGATTATGCTTTGGGTTCATTGAAAATGCTTTTTGGTGTGAGTTTGGGAGTTCTTTTTTTTGGTGTTCCGACGGCTTGGCTCGTTTCTACAACGGATTTTTTTGGACGCAAATTTTTTGAGTGGTCTTTAGTTTTACCCCTTGCCATTCCTGCTTATATTTTGGCTTATACTTATGCTGCCACACTTTCATATACAGGTGGAGTAGGAATTTTTTTGAGAGAAAACAATTTACCTTCTGTACAAATTATGTCAGATTTTGGAGGGATTTTTATTTTGTCTTTGGCTTTGTATCCGTATGTGTATGCAGTTAGCCGAACGGCATTTTCAAACCAACTAGGAAGTGTTTGGGAGGCTTCTAAGATGTTGGGTAAATCTTCTTTTCAGACTTTTTTTAAGATTGTATTGCCACTTGCACGTCCGTTTATTTTTGGTGGACTTTTACTTGTAATGATGGAGGTTTTGAACGAATATGGAACATTCAAATATTATGGAATACAGACTTTTACGACAGGAATTTTTAGTGCTTGGGCAAAATTTGGTGATGTAAAAGCTGCTTTACGATTGGCATTGTGTCTTTTGGGGATAATTATTTTTTTAGTGATTTTGGAAAAAAATCAGCGTGGTAGAATGGCTTTTTCAGATGATAAAAATACGGCTCAAATGCCACGAAAAAAACTTGGCTTTTTACAGCAAATTTTAGCTTTTTGTTTCTGTGGTCTGATTTTTTGCTTTGCTTTTGCTTTTCCTGTTTTACAACTTATTTTTTGGACAATAAAAGAGTTTCAAGACAAAGGAACAGGCGAAGTTCTGAATAAAGAGATTTATAACTTAGCTTCTCATACTGTTACTTTGGCTTTTTTGAGTGCTTTTGTGGTGGTAGTTATTGCTATTTTATTAGGACTTTCTCAAAAACGAATTAATAGTTTGAGTGTCGTTGGTGGGAATACCAAAAATGACAAAGGTTTTAAATTTAATTCCATCAAAAATTATCCGTTTTCATTACTCTTTCAAAAATCTATTAGTCGAATAGTTACAATGGGTTATGCCGTTCCAGGGGCTGTGATTGCCGTGGGAGTTCTAGGTGTTTTTCTTTGGATTGATAAAAAACTGTATTCTTTTTTATTAGATAATTTTGATATAAAAATCGGTTTAGTTGTTTCTGGAACTGTTGTTTCTTTGATTTATGCATATTCGGTTCGTTTTTTGGCTGTTGGTTCTCAACCCATTGAAAGTCAGTTAATCAAGATTGGAAACTCATTAGAATCTGCTTCAAGAATGTTAGGCAAAAATTCTACGCAGACATTTTTTAAGATAACTTTGCCACTTCTTCGCCCAGCTATGCTAACGGCTTTGCTTTTGGTTTTTGTGGATGTGAGTAAAGAATTACCTCTGACACTTATTTTGCGCCCTTTTAATTACGATACTTTAGCAACTAAAGCGTATGAACTTGCTGACCAAGAATTTGTAGCTCAGTCTGCTCTACCTGCACTTCTAATTATTCTGATAAGTGTCTTACCTGCTATTTTGCTTTCTCAAATAAGTAAAGAATACAAAAAATAA
- the recN gene encoding DNA repair protein RecN, giving the protein MLKHLLIDNYALIEHLEIQPDFNLNVITGETGAGKSILRGALGLLAGNRADTKVLLNPDGKCVIEGTFDISNYNLQKVFEKEDIEYDTTCIIRRQIAPNGRSRAFINDMPVPLDSLKKISVRLMDIHAQHDTMQLFSNDYQRDVLDLYANTKTLLEIYGQEYRQYRKIIKKYEELKNEEIRLRKEYDYNMHLLEELEKADLEKINKEELEQELERLENVDFIRTQMSIAFNSLSDEEYSAENILREAVHALSKTQSFSTSFEALYNRLNSAMIEIQDIAKEIESESEELVTDEETAGVVKQILSALYHLETKHNVQSSEELIVIRDEISDKVRKVENFDDDLKDLKEEIARSKAYLSDLANQLTEQRKSVVEETQNEINYLLGELGMPNARFQIEITPIPLSPSGADLVEFWFSANKGISPQPLKDVASGGEFSRLMLCIKYRLAKHISLPTLVFDEIDTGISGEIALKMGKIIQDMSKTHQILIISHLPQVASQGSSHYFIYKDNSAERTVSRIKKLSNDERVKEIAQMIGGSTPSTSTYNSAKELLQVK; this is encoded by the coding sequence ATGCTCAAACATTTGCTTATCGATAATTACGCATTGATAGAACATTTAGAAATTCAGCCTGACTTCAACCTAAATGTTATCACAGGCGAAACAGGTGCAGGAAAATCTATTTTGCGTGGTGCATTAGGACTTTTAGCAGGAAACCGAGCAGATACAAAAGTGCTTCTCAATCCAGACGGAAAATGTGTCATCGAAGGAACTTTTGATATTTCGAATTATAACCTTCAAAAAGTTTTTGAGAAAGAAGATATAGAATACGATACTACTTGCATTATCCGTAGGCAAATTGCGCCAAATGGTCGTTCAAGGGCTTTTATTAATGATATGCCTGTGCCTTTGGATTCTTTGAAGAAAATTTCTGTTCGTTTGATGGATATTCACGCCCAGCATGATACGATGCAGCTTTTTTCGAATGATTATCAAAGAGATGTCTTGGATTTGTATGCCAACACAAAGACACTTTTAGAAATTTATGGACAAGAATATCGTCAATATAGGAAAATCATTAAGAAATATGAAGAGCTAAAAAATGAAGAAATTCGTCTTCGAAAAGAGTACGATTATAATATGCACCTTTTAGAAGAATTGGAAAAAGCAGATTTAGAAAAAATAAATAAAGAAGAATTAGAGCAAGAATTAGAACGATTAGAAAATGTAGATTTTATCCGAACTCAAATGTCTATTGCCTTCAATTCTTTATCAGATGAAGAATATTCGGCTGAAAACATTTTGAGAGAAGCTGTTCATGCACTTTCCAAAACGCAGTCTTTTTCAACTTCTTTTGAAGCACTTTATAATCGTCTGAATAGTGCAATGATAGAAATTCAAGACATTGCAAAGGAAATCGAAAGCGAATCAGAAGAACTTGTAACCGACGAAGAAACAGCAGGAGTTGTAAAACAGATTTTGAGTGCCTTATACCACTTAGAAACCAAACACAATGTACAAAGTAGCGAAGAATTGATAGTTATTCGTGATGAAATTTCTGATAAAGTACGAAAAGTAGAGAATTTTGATGATGATTTGAAAGACTTAAAAGAAGAAATTGCACGAAGCAAAGCCTATTTATCAGACTTAGCAAACCAACTTACAGAACAAAGAAAATCTGTTGTAGAAGAAACGCAAAATGAAATAAATTACCTTTTGGGTGAATTAGGAATGCCAAATGCTCGTTTTCAGATTGAAATCACGCCTATTCCTCTTAGTCCATCAGGTGCTGATTTGGTAGAATTTTGGTTTTCTGCAAATAAAGGAATTTCACCACAACCTCTAAAAGATGTTGCTTCTGGTGGAGAGTTTTCTCGTTTGATGTTGTGTATAAAGTACCGTTTGGCAAAACACATTTCGCTTCCTACACTTGTTTTTGATGAAATTGATACTGGTATTTCTGGAGAAATTGCTCTTAAAATGGGTAAAATTATTCAAGATATGTCCAAGACACACCAAATTCTGATTATTAGCCATTTGCCACAAGTTGCTTCTCAAGGAAGTTCTCATTATTTCATTTATAAAGACAATTCAGCAGAACGCACTGTCTCAAGAATCAAAAAACTTTCAAATGATGAAAGAGTAAAAGAAATTGCTCAAATGATTGGAGGTTCTACGCCAAGTACAAGTACGTATAATAGCGCAAAGGAGCTTTTGCAAGTGAAGTAA
- the nspC gene encoding carboxynorspermidine decarboxylase, whose protein sequence is MIDISQIPSPCFVLEERLLRRNLEILDSVQKRTGAHIICALKGFSMFSTFPLVRQYLHGCTSSSLYEARLAFEEFGQEVHAYAPAYTEKEFDEIMTYVNHISFNSLSQYERFKNKLAQNEAKTGKKISTGLRINPEYSEVETDLYNPCVPGSRFGLTFDKIGENLPEGIEGLHFHTLCEQGSDTLERTLIHVEEKFGHLLHQAKWLNMGGGHHITRKDYDVELLIKLLNRIKEKYNVQVILEPGEAVGWQTGYLVASVQDVMDSRGIDVAILDVSFTAHMPDCLEMPYKPKIWNSEDATTSSKSEGKHVYRFGGSTCLAGDFIGMGDYAFENELKINDKIVFDDMIHYTMVKTSTFNGVPHPSIGIWKESNEFQLVREIGYEMFKNKLS, encoded by the coding sequence ATGATAGATATTTCTCAAATTCCTTCGCCTTGTTTTGTTTTGGAAGAACGTCTTCTTCGCCGAAACTTAGAAATTTTGGATAGTGTACAGAAACGCACAGGGGCGCATATTATTTGTGCTTTAAAAGGCTTTTCGATGTTTAGTACATTTCCTTTGGTGCGCCAGTATTTACATGGCTGTACGTCTAGTTCACTTTATGAGGCTCGTTTGGCTTTTGAGGAATTTGGACAGGAAGTTCACGCCTATGCACCAGCTTATACCGAAAAAGAATTTGACGAAATTATGACGTATGTAAATCATATTAGTTTCAATTCGCTTTCACAATATGAGCGTTTTAAGAATAAATTAGCGCAAAATGAAGCCAAAACAGGTAAAAAAATATCAACAGGTCTGCGTATTAACCCAGAATATTCAGAAGTAGAAACCGATTTATACAATCCTTGTGTTCCAGGGTCTCGCTTCGGACTTACCTTTGATAAAATAGGCGAAAATCTTCCAGAAGGAATTGAAGGATTACATTTTCATACGCTTTGCGAACAAGGTTCGGATACGTTGGAGCGCACACTTATTCATGTAGAAGAAAAATTTGGGCATCTTTTGCACCAAGCAAAATGGCTCAATATGGGAGGTGGACATCATATCACTAGAAAAGATTATGATGTAGAGCTTTTAATAAAACTACTCAATAGAATAAAAGAAAAATATAATGTTCAAGTTATCCTAGAACCAGGGGAAGCTGTCGGTTGGCAAACAGGTTATTTGGTGGCTTCGGTTCAAGATGTAATGGATAGCAGAGGAATTGATGTCGCTATTTTAGATGTTTCTTTTACGGCTCACATGCCAGACTGCCTAGAAATGCCATACAAGCCTAAAATTTGGAATTCAGAAGATGCTACAACGAGTTCGAAGAGTGAAGGAAAACACGTTTATCGTTTTGGAGGCTCTACTTGTTTAGCAGGAGATTTTATTGGAATGGGAGATTATGCCTTTGAAAACGAACTAAAAATCAATGATAAAATCGTTTTTGATGATATGATTCATTACACAATGGTCAAAACTTCTACTTTTAACGGAGTTCCACATCCTAGTATCGGAATTTGGAAAGAAAGTAATGAATTTCAGTTAGTTAGAGAAATTGGCTATGAGATGTTTAAGAATAAGCTTTCTTGA
- a CDS encoding M1 family metallopeptidase, whose protein sequence is MNNSLPKTLRSSSFLPTFFAVLFLFSTSLFVSSCKPTQQTGDNTTVKDTTNTANEFLVPIEESENQFKKDIPEPIWKPKKGSYHATKTKEFDLIHTKLSITPDWEKQWVYSTATLTVQPHFYNQNKIDLDAKGLAIESIKLLAGSSKNQTTKPLRWDYDGKWLTVRLDREYTREEKITVEINYIAKPNEAIWTNSVLSDIEEEGFFFINPESKTKGKPRQIWTQGETSNNSMWFPTFEASNFRGTQEVFITVADSLQTLSNGRLVSSQKNEDGTRTDYWKMEKPHAPYLTMVAVGEFAVIEDKWKDIPLYYYTEKWHAPYAKDVFGKTPEMMEFYSTYLDYPYPWEKYAQIIVRDYTSGAMENTSASVFMEGLLVDKRSIQDHDWEGIISHELFHQWFGDLMTAESWANLAMNESFADYGEYLWLEHSKGKKEADKNIANSKSSYFRESQAKREPIIRYFYTSEDDMFDSHSYSKGSVVLNMLRYHIGDEAFQVTLQKYIKANAFKAVELDNLRLIAEEVTGMDLTWFFNQWFMEAGHPELNIEQNYQDGTLKMTVSQTQDLRYSPIYRLPLEVDIWENGKATRHKFTLDKAEQIFEFKTESKTTKPELVVFDPSGYLLAQKNQDEKTAQEWRLQAKYYENYIPKITALYNLAGSVTNDTTFNLLMEVATTNEFSSYRTQAIRSLGEYNAENLMNLGAYDSIEYETKSKKLEALLKDMATNDKDNLTRASAIDIISQYGAFPMLWKQTLKDSSYFVISNTMYSLMNAYGAEALPTVEPLETIEERHVVYGLGEFYSLLGVEGKYDWYINNLNRISGTEMSYFLNHFTQYLINQPKEIQKKGIEYLVYQAKTNSFVQTRKDTYQALSVLKNALDEETKLELEIEQKMDEVRTNEKDRRVAEFQQALGF, encoded by the coding sequence ATGAATAACTCATTACCAAAGACATTACGTTCTTCTTCTTTTTTGCCTACATTTTTTGCAGTCCTTTTTCTGTTTTCTACTTCACTTTTTGTGTCTTCCTGTAAGCCTACACAACAAACAGGAGACAATACAACAGTAAAAGACACAACAAATACAGCCAATGAATTTCTTGTTCCGATAGAAGAATCTGAAAATCAATTTAAAAAAGACATTCCAGAACCAATATGGAAACCAAAAAAAGGGAGTTATCATGCTACCAAAACAAAAGAATTTGATTTAATTCATACAAAACTCAGTATTACCCCAGATTGGGAAAAACAATGGGTATATTCAACAGCTACTCTGACTGTTCAACCCCATTTTTATAATCAAAACAAAATTGATTTAGATGCAAAAGGATTAGCCATCGAATCTATAAAGCTACTGGCAGGAAGCTCTAAAAACCAAACTACAAAGCCTTTACGTTGGGATTATGATGGAAAATGGCTGACTGTTCGTTTGGATAGAGAATATACAAGAGAAGAAAAAATAACAGTAGAAATAAATTACATCGCCAAACCAAACGAAGCCATTTGGACAAATAGTGTTCTTTCAGATATTGAAGAAGAAGGTTTTTTCTTTATCAATCCAGAAAGCAAAACAAAAGGAAAACCAAGACAAATTTGGACACAAGGCGAAACTTCAAATAATTCTATGTGGTTTCCAACTTTTGAAGCATCAAATTTTAGAGGAACACAAGAAGTTTTCATTACAGTAGCTGATTCTTTACAAACGCTTTCGAATGGAAGGCTTGTCTCTTCTCAGAAAAATGAAGACGGAACACGCACTGATTATTGGAAAATGGAAAAACCTCATGCTCCTTACTTGACAATGGTTGCAGTGGGAGAATTTGCTGTTATTGAAGATAAATGGAAAGATATTCCTTTGTATTATTATACCGAAAAATGGCACGCTCCGTATGCAAAAGATGTTTTTGGTAAAACGCCTGAAATGATGGAGTTTTACTCTACATATTTAGATTATCCTTATCCTTGGGAAAAATACGCTCAAATTATTGTTCGTGATTATACTTCTGGGGCAATGGAGAATACAAGTGCTTCTGTTTTTATGGAAGGACTTTTAGTAGATAAACGTTCTATTCAAGATCACGACTGGGAAGGAATTATTTCTCATGAACTTTTTCATCAATGGTTTGGAGATTTGATGACTGCCGAATCTTGGGCAAACCTTGCTATGAACGAATCTTTTGCAGATTATGGAGAATATCTTTGGTTGGAGCATAGCAAAGGAAAAAAAGAAGCTGATAAAAATATTGCCAACTCAAAATCAAGTTATTTCAGAGAATCACAAGCCAAAAGAGAGCCTATTATTCGTTATTTTTATACTAGTGAAGATGATATGTTTGATTCTCACTCTTACTCAAAAGGTTCGGTCGTTTTGAATATGTTGCGTTATCATATTGGAGATGAAGCATTTCAAGTTACACTTCAAAAGTATATAAAAGCAAATGCTTTTAAGGCAGTAGAGCTAGATAATTTGAGATTGATTGCAGAAGAAGTTACAGGAATGGATTTAACTTGGTTTTTTAATCAATGGTTTATGGAAGCAGGACATCCAGAACTAAATATTGAACAAAATTACCAAGATGGAACACTCAAAATGACTGTTTCTCAAACACAAGATTTACGTTACTCTCCTATTTATCGTCTGCCTTTGGAGGTTGATATTTGGGAAAATGGAAAAGCTACAAGACATAAATTCACACTAGACAAAGCAGAACAGATTTTTGAATTCAAAACAGAAAGCAAAACTACAAAACCTGAACTAGTAGTCTTTGACCCTTCTGGTTATCTTTTAGCTCAAAAAAATCAAGACGAAAAAACAGCACAAGAATGGCGTTTACAAGCAAAATATTATGAAAATTATATTCCAAAAATAACAGCTTTATATAATTTGGCAGGTTCGGTAACAAATGACACTACATTTAATTTATTAATGGAAGTAGCTACAACTAATGAATTTTCTTCATACAGAACACAAGCTATTCGCTCGTTGGGAGAATATAATGCTGAAAATTTAATGAATTTGGGAGCTTATGACAGCATAGAATATGAAACAAAAAGCAAAAAACTTGAAGCTCTATTAAAAGATATGGCAACTAACGATAAAGATAACCTAACTCGTGCCTCTGCTATTGATATAATTTCTCAATATGGAGCTTTCCCAATGCTATGGAAACAGACATTAAAAGATTCTTCATATTTTGTGATTAGTAATACAATGTATTCTCTGATGAATGCTTATGGTGCAGAAGCTCTCCCAACAGTAGAGCCTTTAGAAACTATTGAAGAGCGTCATGTCGTTTATGGGTTGGGAGAATTTTATTCACTTCTAGGTGTAGAAGGAAAATATGATTGGTATATAAATAACTTGAATAGAATTTCAGGAACAGAAATGAGCTATTTCCTCAATCATTTTACGCAATATCTCATCAATCAACCTAAAGAAATTCAGAAAAAAGGAATTGAGTATTTAGTGTATCAAGCCAAAACAAATTCATTTGTTCAAACTCGTAAAGATACCTATCAAGCACTTAGTGTTTTGAAAAATGCTCTTGATGAAGAAACAAAACTTGAACTAGAAATCGAACAGAAAATGGATGAAGTCAGAACTAATGAAAAAGACCGAAGAGTAGCCGAATTTCAACAAGCTCTAGGGTTTTAG
- a CDS encoding FtsL-like putative cell division protein — protein sequence MAKIQNTFKHIEEEKEIKIPTKRGFWRNLAEWDFTIDQDFLFRIMPYVLYVSFFGIIYIANRHYTERVVREVTQLRQEVEEYQIDYHALQTRYVYDSRRQIVAKKAERLGLKEREKPLVRISE from the coding sequence ATGGCAAAAATTCAAAATACATTCAAACATATTGAAGAAGAAAAAGAAATCAAAATTCCTACAAAACGAGGTTTTTGGAGAAATCTAGCTGAATGGGATTTTACCATCGACCAAGATTTTTTATTCAGAATTATGCCTTATGTTTTGTATGTTTCTTTTTTCGGAATTATCTATATTGCAAATCGTCATTATACAGAACGGGTAGTAAGAGAAGTTACACAGCTTCGTCAAGAAGTAGAAGAATATCAAATTGATTATCATGCGTTGCAAACTCGTTATGTGTATGATAGTAGAAGACAAATAGTAGCAAAAAAAGCTGAACGATTAGGCTTAAAAGAAAGAGAAAAACCATTAGTAAGAATATCAGAATGA